A region of Nocardioides sp. JS614 DNA encodes the following proteins:
- a CDS encoding metallopeptidase TldD-related protein, producing MSIPITPQSFVEHAVATSIADDCVVIVRDRTSANLRWANNTLTTNGVMSGVDVTVISFVRTAAGVATGSMTGTVTTQAGVTALVDAADAAARAAAPAEDANDLVRDAVSPDWDEAPVPTDIHVYDEVAPALGEAFRRAAGAGRVLYGFVNHESTTTYLGSTTGLRLRHVQPTGHVACTAKSADLTRSAWVGAATRDFTDVDPLALDEALTRRLGWAERQVDLPAGRYDTILPPTAVADLMIDAYWYAGARTAFEGQSVYSRRGGGTRIGDLVARPGVHLYSDPAQPGLECEPFALAASSDNESSVFDNGLPLRRTDWIRDGRLTALLQTRHSAAMTAQPVTPAIDNLVLAVDGAAGSIEDLVAGTDRGLLLTCLWYIREVDPQTLLLTGLTRDGVYLVEGGEITGAVNNFRFNESPVDLLNRFTRASATLPAFSREWGDDYFSRTAMPALRVPDFNMSSVSQAR from the coding sequence ATGAGCATCCCGATCACCCCCCAGTCGTTCGTCGAGCACGCGGTCGCGACGTCGATCGCCGACGACTGCGTCGTGATCGTGCGCGACCGGACCAGCGCCAACCTGCGCTGGGCCAACAACACGCTCACGACCAACGGCGTGATGTCCGGGGTCGACGTCACCGTGATCTCGTTCGTCCGGACCGCCGCGGGCGTGGCGACCGGTTCGATGACCGGGACCGTCACCACGCAGGCCGGCGTGACCGCGCTGGTCGACGCCGCGGACGCCGCGGCCCGGGCGGCTGCTCCGGCCGAGGACGCCAACGACCTGGTCCGCGACGCGGTGTCGCCGGACTGGGACGAGGCCCCGGTGCCGACCGACATCCACGTGTACGACGAGGTCGCGCCCGCCCTCGGCGAGGCGTTCCGCCGGGCCGCCGGCGCGGGCCGGGTGCTCTACGGCTTCGTCAACCACGAGTCGACCACGACGTACCTCGGCTCGACGACCGGCCTGCGGCTGCGCCACGTGCAGCCGACCGGCCACGTCGCCTGCACCGCCAAGAGCGCCGACCTCACCCGCAGCGCCTGGGTCGGCGCCGCCACCCGCGACTTCACCGACGTCGACCCGCTGGCCCTCGACGAGGCGCTGACCCGCCGGCTGGGCTGGGCGGAGCGGCAGGTCGACCTCCCGGCCGGACGCTACGACACGATCCTGCCGCCGACCGCGGTGGCCGACCTGATGATCGACGCCTACTGGTACGCCGGCGCGCGCACCGCCTTCGAGGGCCAGTCGGTCTACAGCCGGCGCGGTGGCGGCACCCGGATCGGCGACCTCGTCGCCCGACCCGGCGTCCACCTCTACTCCGACCCGGCGCAGCCCGGCCTGGAGTGCGAGCCGTTCGCGCTGGCCGCGAGCTCGGACAACGAGTCGTCGGTCTTCGACAACGGCCTGCCGCTGCGGCGCACCGACTGGATCCGCGACGGGCGACTGACGGCGCTGCTGCAGACCCGCCACTCGGCGGCGATGACCGCCCAGCCGGTGACCCCGGCGATCGACAACCTCGTGCTCGCCGTCGACGGCGCCGCGGGCTCGATCGAGGACCTCGTGGCCGGCACCGATCGCGGCCTGCTCCTGACGTGCCTGTGGTACATCCGCGAGGTCGACCCGCAGACGCTGTTGCTGACCGGCCTCACCCGCGACGGCGTCTACCTCGTCGAGGGCGGTGAGATCACCGGCGCGGTCAACAACTTCCGGTTCAACGAGAGCCCCGTCGACCTGCTCAACCGGTTCACGCGCGCCTCGGCGACGCTGCCGGCGTTCAGCCGCGAGTGGGGTGACGACTACTTCTCGCGCACGGCGATGCCGGCGCTGCGGGTGCCGGACTTCAACATGTCCAGCGTCTCGCAGGCGCGCTGA
- a CDS encoding bifunctional nuclease family protein, with protein sequence MREVDVMGVRVEMPSNQPIVLLREVSGERYLPIWIGAVEATAIAFAQQGVVPPRPLTHDLMKDVLEATGNELTEVQITDVKDGVFFATLVFGSGAEVSARPSDSIALALRTGTRIVCAEEVLDEAGLAVPAEQEDEVEKFREFLDQVTPEDFDAPTEP encoded by the coding sequence GTGCGCGAAGTCGATGTCATGGGAGTCAGGGTGGAGATGCCCTCGAACCAGCCGATCGTGCTGCTGCGCGAGGTCTCGGGCGAGCGCTACCTCCCCATCTGGATCGGTGCGGTGGAGGCGACGGCGATCGCCTTCGCCCAGCAGGGAGTGGTCCCGCCCCGGCCGCTGACGCACGACCTGATGAAGGACGTGCTCGAGGCCACCGGCAACGAGCTGACCGAGGTGCAGATCACCGACGTCAAGGACGGGGTGTTCTTCGCGACCCTCGTGTTCGGCTCCGGGGCCGAGGTCAGTGCGCGCCCGTCGGACTCGATCGCGCTCGCGCTGCGCACCGGCACCCGGATCGTCTGCGCGGAGGAGGTGCTCGACGAGGCCGGCCTCGCCGTACCCGCCGAGCAGGAGGACGAGGTCGAGAAGTTCCGCGAGTTCCTCGACCAGGTCACCCCCGAGGACTTCGACGCCCCGACCGAGCCCTGA
- a CDS encoding CYTH and CHAD domain-containing protein, with translation MAHIEIERTYAPPAGAVVPDLSVLTGVADAAEPDQVLLVAEYYDTADLDLTRAGVSLRRRAGGADEGWHLKLPARVGRLEVHLPLGSATGSPPAELGRIVLGWTRRATLEPVATIETRRTTRSLRSAEGTVLAELADDEVVGTRADGGRESWREWELELVTGDGDLLDAAEALFAGVGAAPAANSRKIARVLGDRVPPAVRRRRPKPGKPVARLAHAYLAAQVDDLARRDVEVRRGEPGGIHHARIACRRLRSALATFRPVLDRERTDPVRDEIRWLATTLGDARDATVVGQRLGALLADEPPELVDDAVGRRVEATYGGRPEVPASLLSDRYLDLRRVLDDLVADPPWTEEAARPAREVVTRLVRKDWKRLRRRWAAAAEAEDLDVALHQVRKAAKRLRYAAEAVQPVAGKKAKRLGAAAKGLTAHLGERQDTVATRVHLRRLADAAAAGGEPTFAYGRLHAREQGRAAELDARNASVWNRLSAPARRWTC, from the coding sequence GTGGCCCACATCGAGATCGAGCGGACCTACGCGCCGCCGGCCGGCGCCGTCGTGCCCGACCTCTCGGTGCTCACCGGTGTCGCGGACGCCGCGGAGCCGGACCAGGTCCTGCTGGTTGCGGAGTACTACGACACCGCGGACCTCGACCTGACACGGGCCGGGGTGTCGTTGCGCCGGCGTGCCGGTGGCGCCGACGAGGGCTGGCACCTGAAGCTGCCGGCGCGGGTGGGTCGGCTCGAGGTGCATCTGCCGCTCGGTTCCGCGACCGGCAGCCCGCCGGCGGAGCTCGGACGGATCGTGCTCGGCTGGACCCGACGCGCCACCCTGGAGCCGGTCGCGACCATCGAGACGCGGCGCACGACCCGGTCCCTGCGGAGCGCCGAGGGGACCGTCCTGGCCGAGCTCGCCGACGACGAGGTCGTCGGCACCCGCGCGGACGGCGGCCGCGAGTCGTGGCGGGAGTGGGAGCTCGAGCTGGTGACCGGCGACGGGGACCTGCTCGACGCGGCTGAGGCGCTGTTCGCCGGCGTCGGCGCGGCACCGGCGGCGAACTCCCGGAAGATCGCCCGGGTGCTGGGGGACCGGGTGCCTCCGGCGGTACGGCGGCGGCGGCCCAAGCCGGGCAAGCCCGTCGCCCGGCTGGCCCACGCCTACCTGGCCGCGCAGGTCGACGACCTGGCCCGCCGTGACGTGGAGGTCCGGCGCGGGGAGCCCGGGGGGATCCACCACGCGCGGATCGCATGCCGTCGGCTGCGCTCCGCGCTGGCGACGTTCCGGCCGGTGCTCGACCGCGAGCGCACCGACCCGGTCCGCGACGAGATCCGGTGGCTGGCCACGACCCTCGGCGACGCACGCGATGCCACGGTCGTCGGTCAGCGGCTCGGTGCGCTGCTGGCCGACGAGCCGCCCGAGCTCGTCGACGACGCGGTCGGGCGGCGGGTCGAGGCGACGTACGGCGGACGTCCGGAGGTCCCGGCGTCGCTGCTGTCCGACCGCTACCTCGACCTGCGGCGGGTCCTGGACGACCTCGTCGCCGATCCGCCCTGGACCGAGGAGGCGGCCCGGCCCGCGCGCGAGGTCGTGACCCGGCTGGTGCGCAAGGACTGGAAGCGGCTGCGCCGGCGCTGGGCGGCGGCTGCCGAGGCCGAGGACCTGGACGTGGCCCTGCACCAGGTACGGAAGGCCGCGAAGCGGCTGCGGTACGCCGCCGAGGCGGTGCAGCCGGTCGCCGGGAAGAAGGCGAAGCGGCTGGGCGCTGCCGCCAAGGGCCTGACCGCCCACCTCGGGGAGCGCCAGGACACGGTCGCGACCCGGGTCCACCTGCGCCGGCTGGCCGATGCGGCCGCGGCGGGCGGTGAGCCGACGTTCGCCTACGGCCGCCTGCACGCCCGGGAGCAGGGGCGCGCCGCGGAGCTGGATGCGAGGAACGCGAGCGTGTGGAACAGGCTCAGCGCGCCTGCGAGACGCTGGACATGTTGA
- a CDS encoding TldD/PmbA family protein: MSGPVLDPSFTALPYRSLGDAALARAQALGASHADFRFERVRYQTLLVRDGALQGANDTEDLGFAVRVIHGGAWGFASGVVLTADEAVQVAETAVAVARVAAKMTSRPVELADEPVHADATWISSYLVNPLDVPVREKADLLIDWTDRLRRGAAVDHASAHLLQVQENKYYADLAGTRTTQQRVRLHPGFEAMGTGADAFDSMASIAPPVGRGWEYLDKGAGGTDSWDWDAEIEEVPELLAEKLKAPSVEAGGYDLVIHPSNLWLTIHESIGHATELDRALGYEANYAGTSFATPDLLGTLQYGSPVMNVTGDRTHPHGLATIGYDDEGVETQRWDIVRDGVLVGYQLDRAMGRMHPGLAGPDFPGGRSNGCAYADSPGHIPIQRMANVSLLPAADGPSTEELIGRVERGLYVVGDKSWSIDMQRFNFQFTGQRFYKIAEGELVGQVRDAAYQATTTEFWGSMEAVGGPETWVLGGAFNCGKAQPGQVASVSHGCPTALFRDVRILNTTDEAGH; the protein is encoded by the coding sequence ATGAGCGGGCCGGTCCTCGATCCATCGTTCACCGCACTCCCCTACCGGTCGCTCGGCGACGCCGCGCTGGCCCGAGCCCAGGCCTTGGGCGCGAGCCACGCGGACTTCCGGTTCGAACGGGTGCGCTACCAGACGCTCCTGGTCCGCGACGGCGCGCTGCAGGGGGCGAACGACACCGAGGACCTCGGGTTCGCGGTCCGGGTCATCCACGGCGGCGCGTGGGGATTCGCGTCCGGCGTGGTCCTCACCGCCGACGAGGCGGTCCAGGTGGCCGAGACCGCGGTCGCCGTCGCCCGGGTGGCGGCGAAGATGACGAGCCGCCCGGTCGAGCTGGCCGACGAGCCCGTGCACGCCGACGCCACCTGGATCTCGTCGTACCTCGTCAACCCGCTCGACGTGCCGGTGCGGGAGAAGGCCGACCTGCTCATCGACTGGACCGACCGGCTGCGCCGCGGTGCGGCCGTCGACCACGCCTCGGCCCACCTGCTGCAGGTCCAGGAGAACAAGTACTACGCGGACCTGGCCGGCACCCGCACGACCCAGCAGCGGGTCCGGCTGCACCCCGGCTTCGAGGCGATGGGCACCGGCGCGGACGCGTTCGACTCGATGGCCAGCATCGCTCCACCCGTCGGCCGCGGCTGGGAGTACCTGGACAAGGGGGCCGGCGGCACCGACAGCTGGGACTGGGACGCCGAGATCGAGGAGGTGCCCGAGCTGCTCGCCGAGAAGCTCAAGGCGCCCAGCGTCGAGGCCGGCGGCTACGACCTGGTGATCCACCCCTCGAACCTGTGGCTGACCATCCACGAGTCGATCGGGCACGCGACCGAGCTGGACCGCGCGCTCGGCTACGAAGCCAACTACGCGGGCACCTCGTTCGCGACACCGGACCTGCTCGGCACGCTGCAGTACGGCTCCCCGGTGATGAACGTGACCGGCGACCGCACGCATCCCCACGGCCTGGCCACGATCGGGTACGACGACGAGGGCGTCGAGACGCAGCGCTGGGACATCGTCCGGGACGGGGTGCTGGTCGGCTACCAGCTGGACCGGGCGATGGGCCGGATGCACCCGGGCCTCGCCGGGCCCGACTTCCCGGGGGGCCGCTCCAACGGCTGCGCGTACGCCGACTCCCCGGGCCACATCCCGATCCAGCGGATGGCGAACGTCTCGCTGCTGCCGGCCGCGGACGGACCGTCCACCGAGGAGCTGATCGGCCGGGTCGAGCGCGGGCTCTACGTCGTGGGCGACAAGTCCTGGAGCATCGACATGCAGCGCTTCAACTTCCAGTTCACCGGGCAGCGCTTCTACAAGATCGCCGAAGGCGAGCTGGTCGGCCAGGTCCGGGACGCGGCGTACCAGGCGACCACCACCGAGTTCTGGGGGTCCATGGAGGCCGTCGGCGGCCCCGAGACCTGGGTCCTCGGCGGTGCGTTCAACTGCGGCAAGGCCCAGCCCGGGCAGGTCGCCAGCGTCAGCCACGGCTGCCCCACCGCACTGTTCCGCGACGTCCGCATCCTCAACACCACCGACGAGGCCGGCCACTGA
- the gcvP gene encoding aminomethyl-transferring glycine dehydrogenase, producing the protein MSDHHPLADLDDALPFVDRHIGLRPGDVETMLARLGFDSLDALMAAAVPGGIRAADELDLPAPLSEEATARELRAIAQANRPGEAMIGLGYHATTTPPVIRRNVLEDPSWYTAYTPYQPEISQGRLEALLNFQTVVGDLTGLPIANASLLDEGTAAAEAMTLVRRAHRNAVGPFVVDADALPQSIEVVRTRAAGLGIDVVVADLTDGLPADVLEGGLCGVLVQYPGASGRVLDPRRVIEQAHEQDALAVVAADLLALTLLESPGELGADVVVGSSQRFGVPLFYGGPHAGFMSVAAGLERHLPGRLVGVSVDAEGRPAYRLALQTREQHIRRDKATSNICTAQVLLAVVASMYAVYHGPEGLRAIATRAHRYAAVLAAALGQGGFPVRHESYFDTLVVQATGRAAAVVAAARALGVQLRLVDADHVGISTSECTTRSTVASVLKAFGLATGPADGSVDLDAVDAATGDALPEALRRTTPYLTHEVFTSYHSETAMLRYLRRLSARDYALDRGMIPLGSCTMKLNATTEMEPISLPGFADLHPFAPAEDAQGYRQLVTELEGWLAEVTGYDSVSIQPNAGSQGELAGLLAIRGYHRANGDEARNVVLIPSSAHGTNAASAVLAGMRVVVVKSGPGGEVDLDDLRAQCAAHADDLAAIMVTYPSTHGAYEETITELCEIVHAHGGQVYVDGANLNALLGYAKPGEFGGDVSHLNLHKTFCIPHGGGGPGVGPVAVRAHLAPYLPSHGMHPDETKRTGIGPVSAAPYGSAGILPISWAYIRLMGAAGLTRATAAAVLSANYVAARLGEHYPVLYRGHGGLVAHECILDLRGLTKESGVTVDDVAKRLIDYGFHAPTMSFPVAGTLMVEPTESEDLGEIDRFIDAMIAIRGEIDRVGAGEWTPEDSPLRGAPHTSRALVGEWDRPYSRELAVFPTGLTGPNGVADKYWPPVARIDQAYGDRHLVCSCPPVEAFAE; encoded by the coding sequence ATGTCAGACCACCACCCTCTCGCCGACCTCGACGACGCGCTGCCGTTCGTCGACCGCCACATCGGGCTGCGCCCCGGCGACGTCGAGACGATGCTCGCCCGGCTCGGCTTCGACTCGCTCGACGCGCTGATGGCCGCGGCGGTGCCCGGCGGCATCCGGGCCGCCGACGAGCTGGACCTGCCGGCCCCGCTGAGCGAGGAGGCCACGGCGCGCGAGCTGCGGGCGATCGCCCAGGCCAACCGTCCGGGGGAGGCGATGATCGGGCTCGGCTACCACGCCACGACGACCCCGCCGGTGATCCGGCGCAACGTGCTCGAGGACCCGAGCTGGTACACCGCCTACACCCCCTACCAGCCCGAGATCTCCCAGGGCCGGCTCGAGGCGCTGCTGAACTTCCAGACCGTCGTCGGCGACCTCACCGGGCTGCCGATCGCCAACGCCTCGCTGCTCGACGAGGGCACGGCCGCGGCGGAGGCGATGACGCTGGTGCGCCGCGCCCATCGGAACGCTGTCGGGCCGTTCGTGGTCGACGCCGACGCGCTGCCACAGTCCATCGAGGTGGTCCGCACCCGCGCCGCGGGGCTGGGCATCGACGTCGTGGTCGCCGACCTGACCGACGGCCTGCCGGCGGACGTGCTCGAGGGCGGGCTGTGCGGCGTGCTCGTGCAGTACCCCGGCGCGTCCGGCCGGGTGCTGGACCCCAGGCGCGTGATCGAGCAGGCCCACGAGCAGGATGCGCTCGCCGTCGTGGCCGCCGACCTGCTCGCCCTCACCCTGCTCGAGTCGCCCGGCGAGCTCGGGGCCGACGTGGTGGTCGGCTCGAGCCAGCGGTTCGGCGTCCCGCTGTTCTACGGCGGCCCGCATGCCGGGTTCATGTCGGTGGCCGCCGGCCTGGAGCGGCACCTGCCCGGCCGCCTGGTCGGCGTCTCGGTGGACGCCGAGGGGCGCCCGGCGTACCGGCTCGCCCTCCAGACCCGCGAGCAGCACATCCGCCGGGACAAGGCGACCTCCAACATCTGCACCGCCCAGGTGCTGCTCGCGGTGGTGGCGTCGATGTACGCCGTCTACCACGGGCCGGAGGGCCTGCGCGCGATCGCGACCCGCGCGCACCGCTACGCCGCGGTCCTCGCCGCGGCGCTCGGCCAGGGCGGGTTCCCGGTACGCCACGAGAGCTACTTCGACACCCTCGTCGTGCAGGCGACCGGCCGGGCCGCCGCGGTCGTCGCAGCGGCCCGGGCGCTCGGCGTGCAGCTGCGGCTGGTCGACGCCGACCACGTGGGCATCAGCACCTCCGAGTGCACGACCCGGTCCACGGTCGCCAGCGTGCTCAAGGCGTTCGGCCTGGCGACCGGCCCGGCCGACGGCTCGGTCGACCTGGACGCGGTGGACGCCGCGACCGGCGACGCCCTGCCGGAGGCCCTGCGCCGGACCACGCCGTACCTGACCCACGAGGTGTTCACCAGCTATCACAGCGAGACCGCGATGCTGCGCTACCTGCGCCGGCTCTCGGCGCGCGACTACGCGCTGGATCGTGGCATGATCCCGCTCGGCTCCTGCACGATGAAGCTCAACGCCACCACCGAGATGGAGCCGATCTCGCTGCCCGGGTTCGCCGACCTGCACCCGTTCGCGCCCGCCGAGGACGCCCAGGGCTACCGGCAGCTGGTCACCGAGCTCGAGGGCTGGCTCGCGGAGGTCACCGGCTACGACTCCGTCTCGATCCAGCCGAACGCCGGCTCCCAGGGCGAGCTCGCCGGCCTGCTCGCGATCCGCGGCTACCACCGTGCCAACGGCGACGAGGCCCGCAACGTGGTGCTGATCCCGTCCTCCGCGCACGGCACGAACGCCGCCTCGGCGGTGCTCGCGGGGATGCGGGTCGTGGTCGTGAAGTCGGGGCCGGGCGGCGAGGTCGACCTCGACGACCTGCGCGCTCAGTGTGCCGCCCACGCGGACGACCTCGCGGCGATCATGGTGACCTACCCGTCGACGCACGGCGCGTACGAGGAGACCATCACGGAGCTGTGCGAGATCGTGCACGCCCACGGCGGGCAGGTGTACGTCGACGGCGCGAACCTGAACGCCCTGCTGGGCTACGCCAAGCCCGGCGAGTTCGGCGGCGACGTCTCGCACCTGAACCTGCACAAGACCTTCTGCATCCCGCACGGCGGCGGCGGTCCCGGGGTGGGGCCGGTCGCGGTGCGCGCCCACCTGGCGCCGTACCTGCCCTCGCACGGGATGCACCCGGACGAGACCAAGCGCACCGGCATCGGCCCGGTCAGCGCCGCGCCGTACGGCTCGGCGGGGATCCTGCCGATCTCGTGGGCCTACATCCGGCTGATGGGCGCGGCCGGCCTGACCCGGGCCACCGCGGCCGCCGTGCTGTCGGCGAACTACGTCGCCGCCCGGCTCGGCGAGCACTACCCGGTGCTCTACCGCGGCCACGGCGGGCTGGTCGCGCACGAGTGCATCCTGGACCTGCGCGGCCTGACGAAGGAGAGCGGCGTCACCGTCGACGACGTCGCCAAGCGGCTGATCGACTACGGCTTCCACGCCCCGACGATGTCCTTCCCGGTCGCCGGCACGCTGATGGTCGAGCCGACGGAGTCCGAGGACCTCGGCGAGATCGACCGGTTCATCGACGCGATGATCGCGATCCGCGGCGAGATCGACCGGGTCGGCGCGGGGGAGTGGACCCCCGAGGACTCGCCGCTGCGCGGGGCGCCGCACACCTCGCGCGCGCTCGTCGGCGAGTGGGACCGTCCGTACTCCCGTGAGCTCGCGGTCTTCCCGACCGGCCTCACCGGCCCCAACGGCGTGGCCGACAAGTACTGGCCGCCGGTGGCGCGGATCGACCAGGCGTACGGCGACCGGCACCTGGTCTGCTCCTGCCCGCCTGTGGAAGCCTTCGCCGAGTGA
- a CDS encoding MerR family transcriptional regulator: protein MNENEQQSDHAEVQRAAHAAEEQGLLFTDDVSPLPSDTGYRGPTACNAAGISYRQLDYWARTGLIEPTVRGAKGSGSQRLYSFQDILLLKVVKRLLDAGISLQQIRTAVQHLRERGTDDLTRVTLMSDGVSVYECTSNDEIIDLLQGGQGVFGIAIGGVWQEIEGTLAELPSERTAEPEAAPSPGDELAARRAARKTG, encoded by the coding sequence GTGAACGAGAACGAGCAGCAGTCGGACCACGCCGAGGTGCAGCGCGCCGCCCACGCGGCCGAGGAGCAGGGCCTCCTCTTCACCGACGACGTCTCCCCGCTGCCCAGCGACACCGGCTACCGCGGCCCGACCGCGTGCAACGCCGCCGGCATCTCCTACCGTCAGCTCGACTACTGGGCCCGCACCGGCCTGATCGAGCCCACCGTGCGCGGCGCCAAGGGCTCGGGCTCCCAGCGGCTCTACTCCTTCCAGGACATCTTGCTGCTCAAGGTCGTCAAGCGGCTGCTCGACGCGGGCATCTCGCTGCAGCAGATCCGCACCGCGGTCCAGCACCTGCGCGAGCGGGGCACCGACGACCTGACCCGGGTCACGCTGATGAGCGACGGCGTCTCGGTCTACGAGTGCACCAGCAACGACGAGATCATCGACCTGCTCCAGGGCGGCCAGGGCGTCTTCGGCATCGCGATCGGCGGCGTCTGGCAGGAGATCGAGGGGACCCTCGCCGAGCTGCCCAGCGAGCGCACCGCCGAGCCCGAGGCCGCGCCGTCGCCCGGCGACGAGCTCGCCGCCCGGCGCGCCGCCCGCAAGACCGGCTGA
- a CDS encoding serine hydrolase domain-containing protein, producing MVAGLVRDGEPVWFGSYGGPAVPDHDPADVQYRIGSITKTMTAVLVLQLVRDGRLGLDEPASAVLDENAGHPYADRTLRTLLAHGSGMQSEPVGSWWERTPGSSFAELMAANDGSGAVFGVHERFHYSNLGYAVLGEVAARALGTTWWDAVRDRILAPLGMARTSYLPEGAAAQGWSVHPYDATLLAEPATDNGAMAPAGQVWATVTDLATYAAFLAGGHPDVLSVAELDRAFAPQAGSPEDGLRSAHGLGFQLFAGGSGTLAGHTGSMPGFLATCLVDRRRRTGGVVLANATTGFSPAEAVIGLLEELERCEPSLPEPWRPAESVPAELAGVPGVWHWGNTPVVFTMAGSELVALRNGVEAYRFGLRAGRVVGLSGYHAGEELRVVRRSDGSIRYLEAATFVYTREPYDPEAPIPGGAPGR from the coding sequence GTGGTGGCCGGGTTGGTGCGCGACGGCGAGCCGGTGTGGTTCGGCTCGTACGGCGGCCCCGCGGTCCCGGATCACGACCCGGCGGACGTGCAGTACCGGATCGGGTCGATCACCAAGACGATGACCGCCGTGCTCGTCCTCCAGCTGGTCCGCGACGGCCGGCTCGGCCTGGACGAGCCCGCGTCGGCGGTGCTCGACGAGAACGCCGGCCACCCGTATGCCGACCGCACGCTGCGCACCCTGCTCGCGCACGGCTCCGGGATGCAGTCCGAGCCGGTGGGCTCGTGGTGGGAGCGCACGCCGGGATCCTCGTTCGCCGAGCTGATGGCCGCCAACGACGGGTCCGGCGCGGTGTTCGGGGTCCACGAGCGGTTCCACTACTCCAACCTGGGCTACGCCGTCCTCGGCGAGGTCGCCGCCCGGGCGCTCGGGACCACCTGGTGGGACGCCGTCCGCGACCGGATCCTGGCGCCGCTGGGGATGGCGCGCACGTCGTACCTCCCCGAGGGCGCCGCGGCGCAGGGCTGGTCGGTCCATCCCTACGACGCCACGCTGCTGGCCGAGCCGGCCACCGACAACGGCGCGATGGCCCCGGCCGGGCAGGTGTGGGCGACGGTCACCGACCTCGCGACGTACGCCGCGTTCCTGGCCGGCGGCCACCCCGACGTGCTCTCCGTCGCCGAGCTCGACCGGGCCTTCGCGCCCCAGGCCGGCAGCCCGGAGGACGGGCTGCGTTCGGCGCACGGGCTCGGCTTCCAGCTGTTCGCGGGCGGCTCGGGCACGCTGGCCGGGCACACCGGCTCGATGCCCGGTTTCCTCGCGACCTGCCTGGTCGACCGGCGGCGGCGCACCGGTGGCGTCGTCCTCGCGAACGCGACGACCGGGTTCTCGCCGGCCGAGGCCGTGATCGGGCTCCTGGAGGAGCTCGAGCGCTGCGAACCGTCCCTGCCCGAGCCGTGGCGGCCCGCCGAGAGCGTCCCGGCCGAGCTCGCCGGCGTCCCGGGCGTCTGGCACTGGGGCAACACGCCGGTGGTGTTCACGATGGCCGGCAGCGAGCTGGTGGCACTGCGCAACGGCGTCGAGGCCTACCGGTTCGGCCTGCGCGCCGGCCGGGTGGTCGGGCTGTCCGGCTACCACGCCGGCGAGGAGCTGCGGGTCGTGCGTCGATCCGATGGGTCGATCCGCTACCTGGAGGCCGCGACCTTCGTCTACACGCGGGAGCCCTACGACCCGGAGGCCCCCATCCCTGGGGGCGCTCCGGGTCGCTAG
- the ftsR gene encoding transcriptional regulator FtsR, with protein MSTASGASSAARARMNIGQVLDQLRPDFPGITIPKIRFLEDKGLIKPERTPAGYRKFSHADVERLRYVLRMQRDHYLPLKVIGEHLDAIDRGLEPPPIDPVVPTVPRVALAADGLPSPASFTRRDNVRLSRRELVKIAEITDDLLDQLEQFGLIAAHRGTGHYDTDALVIAQTARELADFGFEPRHLRAFKTAADREVGLVEQVVAPQKRGRDAAAAARAEETVSEIAALSVRLHATLVKSGLRST; from the coding sequence GTGTCCACCGCCTCGGGGGCGTCCTCGGCCGCGCGGGCGCGGATGAACATCGGGCAGGTCCTCGACCAGCTGCGCCCCGACTTCCCCGGCATCACCATCCCGAAGATCCGCTTCCTCGAGGACAAGGGCCTGATCAAGCCCGAGCGGACGCCGGCCGGGTACCGGAAGTTCTCCCACGCCGACGTCGAGCGGCTGCGCTACGTGCTGCGGATGCAGCGCGACCACTACCTGCCGCTGAAGGTGATCGGCGAGCACCTGGACGCGATCGACCGCGGCCTGGAGCCGCCGCCGATCGACCCCGTGGTGCCGACGGTGCCGCGGGTCGCCCTCGCCGCCGACGGCCTGCCCAGCCCGGCCTCGTTCACCCGCCGGGACAACGTGCGGCTCTCGCGGCGCGAGCTGGTGAAGATCGCCGAGATCACCGACGACCTGCTCGACCAGCTCGAGCAGTTCGGGCTGATCGCCGCGCACCGCGGCACCGGCCACTACGACACCGACGCGCTGGTCATCGCGCAGACCGCGCGGGAGCTGGCCGACTTCGGCTTCGAGCCCCGGCACCTGCGCGCCTTCAAGACCGCCGCCGACCGCGAGGTGGGCCTGGTCGAGCAGGTCGTCGCCCCCCAGAAGCGAGGCCGCGACGCCGCGGCCGCCGCGCGCGCCGAGGAGACCGTCAGCGAGATCGCCGCCCTCTCGGTCCGCCTGCACGCCACCTTGGTGAAGAGCGGGCTGCGCTCCACCTGA